A part of Hydrogenobacter sp. T-8 genomic DNA contains:
- a CDS encoding helix-turn-helix domain-containing protein, which produces MNYAGLRGNLVEKDPKTLPVAREDFYIRKALDLRHVEKLKQAILEGEELPPVIMVYVKELEDWRIVNGNHTAKAHELLQRPVKVFEVEGEFSYEDAIRLQLELNPIENLPVSKEDLKVMAIRAYKTMRQVGAKRERAEIIQRLALIFKKSERQIYRWLDEVIEEEDRELKEKAVKLWREGKTQEEIAKELGVPRQTISDWLKANNYQVKTYHILPIFDTCQKSANTDTQSHITITKDFSDLMERYYEEREEGQKLEEWAKSKGIELDPEELQKLKSFLSDLTGRTAIEMLKDTQEAYEKLLRERLKAIGFGTKAVKALVESFSKHKALIRKTCEELIKKIESLAENLDLSEEEILHKAFHHEALLTKYRELFMSVCKDEIKKALSKYPVLSTEEISLEAFYELAEEELEQELKAQYPDYRIPRDLIEWLKLEVRKKRLEEERRRLEEERARQEEERKKREEHEKAQLSEIISSLRTSLPDSLESFLMSLSDEDRAVALKYMAELKRVFDSLPKAPKELIEELAKAMLKGLTEEEAKEELRAKGYVPDTRPVLKAKEELLRKKEEELRKKEEALKPLLPSSTSFSSPEGAVPPQSFNGEVVEGQVLEEEELDDELFELLGLEEEELEKERGITLRGVKKKLEKILKLLGELKSEMLSAKGRKTLEKALKECEETLEKIEVVFRRKERYTQEDKAIAKVVLMRFSELWQEEKGTGLAVQDKSALVKRVLEIAGKNPDKELIKEKFLKAVEGFFEYVRENEKREGRYKAQVSLRDFIADPFKFELMRKPSKDEVLMHNLKVLEKVLREEGQQWIR; this is translated from the coding sequence ATGAACTATGCAGGCTTAAGAGGAAATCTGGTAGAAAAAGACCCAAAAACTTTGCCTGTTGCCAGAGAAGACTTCTACATCAGAAAAGCCCTTGACCTCAGGCATGTAGAAAAGCTAAAGCAGGCAATCCTTGAGGGTGAAGAGCTACCGCCTGTCATTATGGTTTATGTGAAAGAGCTTGAGGACTGGCGGATTGTCAATGGCAATCATACTGCTAAAGCTCATGAGCTACTTCAGAGACCTGTCAAAGTCTTTGAAGTGGAAGGAGAGTTCTCTTATGAAGATGCTATAAGACTTCAGCTTGAGCTAAACCCCATTGAGAATTTGCCCGTCTCAAAGGAAGACCTCAAGGTGATGGCTATAAGGGCATACAAAACCATGAGGCAGGTGGGAGCTAAGAGAGAGAGGGCAGAAATAATCCAGAGGTTGGCACTGATATTTAAAAAATCCGAAAGACAGATTTACAGATGGCTTGATGAGGTAATAGAAGAAGAAGACAGAGAGCTGAAAGAAAAAGCAGTAAAGCTATGGAGAGAAGGTAAAACACAAGAGGAAATAGCCAAAGAGCTTGGCGTTCCCCGTCAAACTATCTCTGACTGGCTAAAAGCAAATAATTATCAAGTGAAAACTTATCACATTTTGCCGATTTTTGACACATGTCAAAAATCGGCAAATACTGACACTCAATCTCACATCACAATCACGAAAGACTTTTCCGACCTCATGGAAAGGTATTATGAAGAGCGTGAAGAGGGTCAAAAGCTTGAGGAGTGGGCTAAGTCAAAGGGCATAGAGCTTGACCCTGAGGAGCTTCAAAAGCTTAAGTCTTTTCTGTCTGACCTTACGGGCAGGACTGCTATAGAGATGCTCAAGGACACTCAGGAGGCGTATGAAAAGCTCTTAAGGGAAAGGTTGAAGGCTATAGGTTTTGGCACAAAGGCTGTAAAGGCTCTTGTGGAGAGCTTTTCAAAACACAAAGCTCTTATTAGAAAAACCTGTGAAGAGCTTATAAAGAAGATAGAAAGCCTTGCAGAAAATCTTGACCTGTCTGAAGAGGAGATACTCCACAAGGCTTTTCACCATGAGGCATTGCTGACAAAATACAGAGAGCTATTTATGAGCGTATGCAAAGATGAGATAAAGAAGGCTCTTTCTAAGTATCCTGTGCTTTCTACGGAAGAGATAAGCCTTGAGGCTTTCTATGAGCTTGCGGAAGAAGAGCTGGAGCAGGAGCTAAAGGCTCAGTATCCAGACTACAGAATACCCAGAGACCTTATAGAGTGGCTAAAGTTAGAAGTCAGAAAGAAAAGGCTGGAAGAGGAAAGAAGAAGGCTTGAAGAGGAAAGGGCAAGGCAGGAAGAGGAAAGAAAGAAGAGGGAAGAGCATGAGAAGGCACAGCTAAGTGAAATTATATCAAGCCTGAGAACTTCTCTTCCTGATAGCCTCGAGAGCTTTCTTATGAGCCTCTCAGATGAGGACAGGGCGGTGGCTCTAAAGTATATGGCGGAGCTAAAAAGAGTTTTTGATAGTCTGCCGAAAGCACCAAAGGAACTTATAGAGGAGCTTGCAAAGGCAATGCTTAAGGGCTTAACAGAGGAAGAGGCTAAAGAGGAGCTAAGGGCTAAGGGATATGTGCCTGATACAAGACCTGTGCTTAAGGCAAAAGAAGAACTCCTCAGGAAAAAAGAAGAGGAGCTAAGGAAAAAAGAAGAAGCCTTGAAGCCCCTGCTCCCTTCATCTACCTCCTTTAGCTCTCCTGAGGGGGCTGTCCCCCCTCAGTCTTTCAACGGTGAGGTTGTAGAGGGGCAGGTGCTTGAAGAGGAAGAGCTGGATGATGAGCTTTTTGAGCTTTTAGGGCTTGAAGAGGAAGAGCTTGAAAAAGAAAGGGGTATAACGCTAAGGGGTGTGAAGAAAAAGCTCGAGAAGATTTTAAAGCTTTTGGGAGAGCTAAAGAGTGAAATGCTTTCCGCAAAGGGCAGGAAGACGCTTGAGAAAGCCCTCAAGGAGTGTGAAGAAACCCTTGAGAAGATAGAGGTGGTCTTCAGAAGAAAGGAAAGATACACGCAGGAAGATAAGGCTATTGCTAAAGTGGTTTTAATGAGGTTTTCGGAGCTGTGGCAGGAGGAGAAAGGCACGGGGCTTGCAGTGCAGGATAAGTCCGCACTTGTTAAGAGGGTGTTAGAGATAGCAGGCAAAAATCCAGACAAGGAGCTTATCAAGGAGAAGTTTTTAAAAGCTGTGGAGGGCTTTTTTGAGTATGTGAGGGAAAATGAAAAGAGGGAGGGGCGATACAAGGCTCAGGTTTCGCTCAGAGATTTTATTGCAGACCCCTTTAAGTTTGAGCTTATGAGAAAGCCTTCAAAAGATGAAGTGCTTATGCACAACCTCAAGGTTTTAGAAAAAGTTCTTAGAGAGGAGGGTCAGCAATGGATAAGGTAA
- a CDS encoding replicative DNA helicase, whose amino-acid sequence MQELFEPSFDELAERALLGGMIVEPKLISVALSRGLKEEDFYFEKHRQVYALLKVLYQEYGENWDDVVALELARKEGILLERNFLWVLAEEGATSEVLFESALRIVKEHSTLNRLKEQAIKLLKAKSIEEAQVAREELIAFKEEVLEIEPFERIVSEGIEELKLMMESEKLILGLETGFFELDTLTSGFEPGNLILIGARPGMGKSSFMLSIALNMARKGKRVVVFSLEMSKKQILHRIFSLSSGVPLKNIRMGMITKEDFPKIVEAGLELRRLPVVFDFSPARTTLEIRSIAQLKQADIIFIDYLQLITPPKQYSSRQEEVAAISRSLKLIAKDLNIPVVALVQLSRQTEHRSDKRPTLADIRESGQIEQDADIVMFLYRPEYYKKNPSPEEAGLVEVIVAKNRQGACGTVRLRFDKNTTGFYPCPASYSAYSESPEKEIEESIDF is encoded by the coding sequence ATGCAGGAGCTTTTTGAACCTTCTTTTGATGAGCTGGCAGAGAGAGCCTTACTGGGGGGTATGATAGTAGAGCCAAAGCTTATTTCTGTGGCACTCTCAAGGGGTTTGAAGGAAGAGGACTTTTATTTTGAAAAGCACAGGCAGGTTTATGCACTTTTGAAGGTTCTGTATCAGGAATATGGGGAAAACTGGGACGATGTGGTGGCTTTAGAGCTTGCACGGAAAGAGGGCATTCTTCTCGAGAGGAATTTCCTCTGGGTGCTTGCAGAAGAGGGGGCTACTTCAGAGGTTTTATTTGAGAGTGCCTTAAGGATTGTTAAGGAGCATAGCACATTAAACAGGCTAAAAGAGCAGGCTATAAAGCTTTTGAAAGCAAAAAGCATAGAAGAGGCTCAGGTAGCAAGAGAGGAGCTGATTGCCTTCAAGGAAGAGGTGCTTGAGATAGAACCTTTTGAGAGAATTGTAAGTGAGGGTATAGAAGAGCTGAAGTTGATGATGGAAAGTGAAAAGCTCATTCTGGGACTGGAGACAGGCTTTTTTGAGCTTGACACGCTTACTTCTGGTTTTGAGCCGGGGAATTTAATCCTTATAGGGGCAAGACCGGGCATGGGTAAAAGCTCTTTCATGCTTTCTATAGCTCTAAACATGGCAAGAAAGGGCAAGAGGGTGGTGGTATTTTCTTTGGAGATGTCAAAGAAGCAGATTCTTCACAGGATTTTTTCTCTTAGCAGTGGCGTGCCTCTTAAAAACATTCGCATGGGCATGATTACAAAGGAGGATTTCCCTAAGATAGTAGAGGCGGGGCTGGAGCTAAGAAGACTGCCTGTTGTGTTTGATTTTTCTCCTGCCAGAACCACCTTAGAAATAAGGAGCATAGCCCAGCTAAAGCAGGCAGACATTATTTTCATAGACTATCTTCAGCTTATAACTCCACCAAAGCAGTATTCTTCAAGGCAGGAAGAGGTAGCAGCAATTTCAAGAAGCCTGAAGCTAATTGCCAAAGACTTAAACATTCCTGTGGTAGCTCTTGTCCAGCTTTCCCGTCAGACAGAACACCGCTCAGACAAAAGACCTACGCTTGCAGATATTCGTGAGTCAGGTCAAATAGAGCAGGATGCGGATATTGTCATGTTCCTCTATAGACCTGAATACTACAAGAAAAATCCCTCTCCAGAAGAGGCAGGGCTTGTAGAGGTGATAGTGGCTAAAAACAGGCAGGGGGCATGCGGAACGGTGAGGCTCAGATTTGATAAAAACACCACAGGCTTTTATCCCTGTCCTGCCTCTTATTCAGCTTATTCAGAAAGCCCAGAAAAGGAAATTGAGGAAAGTATTGATTTTTGA
- a CDS encoding tyrosine-type recombinase/integrase, with protein sequence MPRGEGYLRKRGNVWYFEFMYHGRRYYHRIGAVSKTVAREIANDLRAKIIRGEYLPPREENLTFRELADTYKDWYLRTSQATEHAKKEHVRKIELVKEFFGDMPVHRISTFTIEQYKRHREENSKASPVSIDKELMVIHAIFSKGKELGLYKGEIPRIPYYRAKAREIVRFLTPEEAQKLLSACPLHLKRIVLFVLNTGCRANEALSLKWEDVDFKTGCLRIHASQTKTKTHYTILMNSTVRELLEDIKKEQEEKGLKTDYVFLNSQGKPYGRQGYRRAFKNACKKAGLQDFRFHDLRHTFASWVAMKTKDIYLVQRLLNHQKIDTTKRYAHLTQEYMVNALEEISSVFRQEKEEKPSSA encoded by the coding sequence ATGCCAAGAGGAGAGGGCTATCTCAGGAAGAGGGGCAATGTATGGTATTTTGAGTTCATGTATCATGGCAGGCGGTATTATCACAGGATAGGGGCTGTATCAAAGACGGTTGCAAGGGAGATAGCAAATGATTTAAGGGCTAAGATAATTCGGGGGGAGTATCTGCCACCAAGAGAGGAAAACCTTACTTTTAGGGAGCTTGCGGATACTTATAAAGACTGGTATTTGAGGACTTCACAGGCTACGGAGCATGCTAAAAAAGAGCATGTGAGGAAGATAGAGCTGGTAAAGGAGTTTTTTGGTGATATGCCAGTTCACAGGATAAGCACTTTCACTATAGAGCAGTATAAGAGGCATAGAGAGGAGAACTCAAAGGCAAGTCCTGTAAGCATTGACAAAGAACTTATGGTTATTCATGCTATATTTTCAAAGGGAAAGGAGCTTGGGCTATATAAGGGGGAGATACCCAGGATACCCTACTACAGGGCTAAGGCAAGGGAGATAGTGAGGTTTTTAACCCCTGAAGAGGCACAAAAATTGCTCTCCGCCTGTCCTCTGCATCTTAAAAGAATAGTCCTCTTTGTCCTGAATACAGGCTGCAGGGCTAATGAGGCTCTGAGCTTAAAATGGGAAGATGTGGATTTCAAAACGGGCTGTCTTCGTATTCATGCAAGCCAGACAAAGACCAAAACACACTACACCATTTTAATGAACTCCACCGTGAGGGAGCTTTTAGAGGATATAAAGAAAGAACAGGAAGAAAAAGGATTAAAGACTGACTATGTCTTTTTAAACTCTCAGGGCAAGCCCTATGGCAGACAGGGATACAGAAGAGCCTTCAAGAATGCCTGCAAAAAGGCAGGCTTGCAGGACTTTAGATTTCACGACCTTAGACATACCTTTGCCTCATGGGTAGCCATGAAAACAAAGGACATCTACCTGGTGCAGAGGCTTTTAAACCACCAGAAGATAGACACCACCAAAAGATACGCCCATCTGACACAGGAATACATGGTCAATGCCCTTGAGGAAATTTCGTCAGTATTTCGTCAGGAAAAAGAAGAAAAGCCAAGCTCAGCATGA
- a CDS encoding succinate--CoA ligase subunit beta, whose translation MNLYEYEAYDKLFKKYGVPTPKYMFSDHLSDDLVNFINQLGECVIKSQVLVGKRGKAGAVKLCKNPEDAIETFNALLNYPVYGEMPVGLLVSEKANILKELYASITYSTEVRAPVLTLSLEGGMDIEEVPPEKVRSWVIDPIKGLYPHMVRNYLLELGFPQEYMGVLRELSEVIANMWKAFWEAEARLLEINPLAICDVGGKQRVLALDAVVTIDDDASVPPAKIYGVRTAMKRPPTEREIEASLIDRDDHRGKAGSYVEVDGDIAMMTFGGGGSTVTIETTYAMGLKPANFTDIGGNPPAEKMYKITRIILSKPGIRGVLVCGGTANNTRIDVTLGEGVANAIRDLHKEGKLNPDWIWVVRRNGPEAEKGLRMLYEAMKECGVKAEIYDSSLPLTEAPIRLKELLDRCESVQKEVKEDRHLTEEQAQDMGI comes from the coding sequence ATGAACCTGTATGAGTACGAAGCCTATGACAAGCTGTTTAAAAAATACGGCGTGCCTACTCCTAAGTATATGTTCAGCGACCACCTAAGCGATGACCTTGTAAACTTCATAAACCAGCTGGGCGAATGCGTTATAAAGTCACAGGTGCTCGTGGGCAAGAGGGGTAAAGCTGGAGCGGTAAAGCTCTGCAAAAACCCAGAGGATGCCATAGAGACCTTCAACGCCCTTCTTAACTACCCCGTTTATGGAGAAATGCCCGTGGGACTGCTTGTGAGCGAGAAAGCAAACATCCTAAAAGAGCTTTACGCCTCTATTACCTATTCCACAGAGGTGAGGGCTCCGGTGCTTACCCTTAGCCTTGAGGGGGGCATGGACATAGAAGAAGTTCCACCAGAAAAGGTAAGGAGCTGGGTCATTGACCCAATAAAGGGACTATATCCCCATATGGTTAGAAACTATCTCCTTGAGCTTGGCTTTCCTCAGGAATACATGGGAGTTTTGAGGGAGCTTTCTGAAGTTATAGCCAATATGTGGAAAGCCTTTTGGGAAGCAGAAGCAAGGCTCTTGGAGATAAACCCCCTTGCCATATGCGATGTGGGTGGCAAGCAAAGAGTCCTTGCCCTTGATGCAGTAGTAACCATTGATGACGATGCCAGCGTCCCACCTGCCAAGATATACGGAGTAAGAACCGCCATGAAGAGACCACCCACAGAAAGAGAGATAGAAGCCTCTCTTATAGACAGGGATGACCACAGAGGAAAGGCTGGCTCTTATGTGGAAGTGGACGGAGATATTGCCATGATGACCTTTGGAGGTGGTGGTTCAACGGTTACCATAGAAACTACCTACGCCATGGGTCTAAAGCCTGCAAACTTTACCGACATAGGAGGAAACCCCCCTGCGGAGAAGATGTATAAGATAACAAGGATAATACTCTCAAAGCCCGGTATAAGGGGAGTATTGGTCTGTGGTGGAACCGCCAACAACACAAGGATAGATGTAACTCTGGGTGAAGGCGTGGCAAATGCCATAAGAGACCTCCACAAAGAAGGAAAACTCAATCCAGACTGGATATGGGTGGTGCGTAGAAACGGACCAGAAGCGGAAAAGGGTCTCAGGATGCTCTACGAAGCCATGAAGGAGTGTGGAGTAAAGGCGGAAATATATGACTCATCTCTGCCACTTACTGAAGCACCTATAAGGCTGAAGGAACTTCTTGATAGATGTGAATCTGTGCAGAAGGAGGTTAAAGAGGATAGACACTTAACAGAAGAGCAGGCTCAGGATATGGGAATATAA
- a CDS encoding penicillin-binding protein 1A, with amino-acid sequence MRKVLYILSGVLGLFLLISLALILILSTNLPPVEALRDWKPPVATVVYDAKDRPFGDVAVQRRYYVSLKDIPPHVRQAFISAEDKNFYRHPGVDPVAILRALLANIRHGEIRQGASTITQQVARNLFLTPDRSLRRKIREALLALKIEKHFTKDQILEMYLNYIYLGQGAYGVEAASRIYFGKSVKDLTIDEAAILAGLPKAPTRYNPFRNPERVKERRDYVLSRMHEDGYITEEEYRRLIEKPIKVRLENRYYGMDYFLDYVKDYLADKYGEVILAGGYKVYTTVDKDLQEHARDVLKRGVMRVAQANRIPFLPEDPYETANRYKEQKIELKPGRVYIGKVLSVNGERLKLELGEYEFELERKSLPLEKGDFVLVRLYQDRKSKEVRAELLPDLQGALVSLDVKTGAIRAMVGGYSYLRSPYNRAVYAKRQPGSAIKPIIYLAALMKGYTQASLIDATPRSFYDPSTGKEWTPDNYEGAEYGQITLRTALAKSVNTATVNLLADIGFDLPIEIGRLLGIELKPYYSMALGSIEVTPLQLTSAFQTFANLGVRCEPYFIRKIVAPDGSVIEENSPKCEQVLPPQETRVLVDMLRAVVLEGTAVSASSLQRVVAGKTGTTNDYMDAWFVGFSPDIVAGVWVGFDTKRSMGKGMAGARVALPIWIDYMSVAGYMYPNNDFPIPQGVVVVDCPKPMLFVEGTEGVCGGENQTEPQGKGDELEGIVDPKYLRKESPKVEEIP; translated from the coding sequence GTGCGTAAAGTCCTCTATATACTTTCAGGTGTTTTAGGTCTGTTTCTTCTAATATCCTTAGCCCTTATCCTAATCCTCTCTACCAACCTTCCCCCGGTGGAAGCCCTAAGAGATTGGAAGCCTCCAGTGGCTACCGTGGTTTACGATGCGAAGGATAGACCCTTCGGCGATGTAGCGGTGCAAAGAAGATACTATGTGAGCCTCAAGGACATACCACCTCATGTTAGACAGGCTTTCATCTCTGCAGAGGATAAGAACTTCTACAGGCATCCAGGCGTTGACCCAGTAGCTATCTTGAGAGCACTCCTTGCTAACATACGGCACGGAGAAATTCGTCAAGGTGCATCCACCATAACCCAGCAGGTGGCGAGAAACCTTTTTCTGACACCAGACAGAAGTCTAAGGAGGAAGATACGAGAAGCCCTTTTAGCATTGAAGATTGAGAAGCATTTTACAAAAGACCAAATATTGGAGATGTATCTGAATTACATATACCTTGGTCAAGGTGCCTACGGTGTGGAAGCGGCATCAAGGATATACTTCGGAAAATCGGTAAAGGACCTCACCATTGATGAAGCCGCAATCTTGGCAGGTCTTCCAAAAGCACCTACACGCTACAATCCCTTTAGAAACCCAGAAAGGGTAAAGGAGAGAAGAGACTATGTGCTAAGTCGCATGCACGAAGATGGATACATTACAGAAGAGGAATATAGGAGGCTTATAGAAAAACCAATAAAAGTTAGGTTAGAAAACAGATATTACGGAATGGATTATTTTCTTGATTATGTAAAAGATTATCTCGCAGATAAGTATGGTGAGGTTATTCTGGCTGGAGGATACAAGGTCTATACCACCGTAGATAAGGACCTTCAAGAACATGCAAGAGATGTGTTAAAGCGAGGTGTTATGAGGGTTGCTCAGGCAAACCGCATACCCTTCCTTCCGGAAGACCCATACGAGACAGCGAATAGATATAAGGAACAAAAGATTGAGCTGAAGCCGGGCAGGGTATACATAGGGAAGGTGCTTTCTGTAAACGGAGAGAGGCTAAAATTGGAGCTGGGAGAGTACGAGTTTGAACTTGAGAGAAAGAGCCTACCCCTTGAAAAAGGGGACTTTGTGCTGGTAAGGCTCTATCAGGACAGAAAGAGTAAGGAGGTAAGGGCGGAACTGCTTCCAGACCTGCAGGGAGCTCTTGTAAGCCTTGATGTGAAAACTGGTGCTATAAGGGCTATGGTGGGTGGATATTCTTACCTAAGAAGCCCCTACAACAGAGCTGTTTATGCTAAGCGTCAACCTGGGTCTGCTATAAAGCCCATCATATACCTCGCAGCCCTGATGAAGGGCTATACGCAAGCCAGTTTAATAGATGCTACTCCGAGGAGCTTCTATGACCCATCTACAGGTAAGGAATGGACGCCCGATAATTATGAGGGTGCGGAATACGGTCAGATTACTCTAAGAACCGCCTTGGCAAAAAGTGTGAACACTGCCACGGTAAACCTTCTTGCGGACATAGGCTTTGACCTGCCTATAGAGATTGGAAGGCTTCTTGGTATTGAGCTAAAACCTTACTATTCCATGGCTCTTGGTAGTATAGAAGTTACTCCTCTCCAGCTCACTTCTGCCTTTCAAACTTTTGCAAACCTTGGAGTTAGATGTGAGCCTTACTTTATCAGGAAAATAGTTGCACCCGATGGCTCTGTTATTGAAGAAAACTCTCCAAAGTGTGAACAGGTCTTACCTCCACAGGAGACAAGAGTTCTTGTGGATATGCTCAGGGCTGTGGTGCTTGAGGGGACTGCGGTGTCCGCAAGCTCTTTGCAAAGGGTTGTGGCAGGAAAGACAGGAACTACGAATGATTACATGGACGCATGGTTTGTAGGCTTCTCACCTGACATAGTAGCTGGCGTATGGGTAGGCTTTGATACAAAAAGAAGCATGGGTAAAGGAATGGCAGGTGCAAGGGTTGCACTGCCTATATGGATAGACTACATGTCTGTTGCGGGCTATATGTATCCCAACAATGACTTTCCTATACCACAGGGTGTAGTTGTGGTAGACTGTCCGAAGCCTATGCTCTTTGTGGAAGGAACTGAGGGTGTATGTGGCGGTGAAAATCAGACAGAGCCTCAGGGAAAGGGAGACGAGCTTGAGGGCATTGTGGACCCCAAGTATCTCAGGAAGGAATCGCCAAAGGTTGAGGAAATTCCCTGA
- a CDS encoding 3'-5' exonuclease, with protein sequence MREILLESTFVSIDVEATGVDPSKSEIIEIACVRVEGGVITERFSSLVYPGYPLPQRITDLTGITNAMLVGKPKMEEVLPKFLKFVGDSVIVAHRVEKDIAFIDKYYRQLYGKRFRHPHICTLNLAKNILPDLKKYSLKDLADYFGIEYKRIHRAMDDAQITALVFLELLKLLWHRLGIGDYLGIKKLSKG encoded by the coding sequence ATGAGAGAAATCTTGCTTGAAAGCACTTTTGTGAGCATAGATGTGGAAGCCACAGGGGTTGACCCCTCAAAGTCCGAGATAATTGAAATTGCCTGTGTTAGGGTTGAGGGTGGAGTTATAACAGAAAGGTTTTCAAGCCTTGTATATCCGGGATACCCCTTGCCTCAGAGAATAACAGACCTCACAGGCATAACCAACGCCATGCTCGTGGGAAAGCCAAAGATGGAGGAAGTCCTTCCAAAGTTTCTCAAGTTCGTAGGTGATAGTGTGATAGTTGCCCATAGAGTGGAAAAGGATATTGCTTTTATAGACAAGTATTACAGACAGCTATATGGCAAAAGATTTAGACACCCTCACATATGCACTCTAAACCTTGCTAAAAACATACTTCCAGACCTTAAGAAGTATTCTCTGAAGGACCTCGCGGACTACTTTGGGATAGAATACAAACGCATCCACAGAGCTATGGATGATGCCCAAATTACTGCTCTTGTATTCCTTGAGCTATTAAAGCTACTGTGGCACAGGCTTGGTATAGGGGATTACTTAGGAATAAAGAAACTCTCAAAGGGGTAG
- a CDS encoding J domain-containing protein, with product MKDYYQILGINKGATKEEIKRAYRRLAKEWHPDVNPDPQASERFREINEAYHILSDEQKREEYDRILQSGDEKKYRDFMEYIQDFLESIWQGMRRAPKPKRGQDIRLKLELSLEESALGCEKEIEYDRWVDCPDCEGKGYKGQMEKVPCHACEGTGRRVSGIFNFPRPCSVCKGRGYIIKNLCPTCGGRGRVAKRSKVRVSIPPGTDEGEVLKVSGFGHTGERGGEPGDLYLRINIKPHEVFRKVGKDLYMEKFISFPMAVLGGTTKIRWLDGREIEVFVQPGTECGSTKTLPGYGFPAGGGAGNLIITFRIEVPKNLSNALRGILEKLAKELKDDGVEVRSGLIERMRNLLPL from the coding sequence ATGAAGGATTATTATCAAATACTCGGTATTAACAAAGGTGCAACAAAGGAAGAGATAAAAAGAGCCTATAGAAGGCTCGCCAAAGAGTGGCATCCTGACGTAAACCCTGACCCACAGGCAAGTGAACGTTTTAGAGAAATAAACGAAGCCTACCATATACTCTCTGACGAGCAGAAAAGAGAGGAATACGACCGTATACTTCAGAGCGGAGATGAAAAGAAATACAGGGACTTCATGGAATACATTCAAGACTTCCTTGAAAGTATATGGCAGGGTATGAGAAGAGCACCAAAGCCCAAAAGGGGACAGGACATAAGGTTAAAGTTAGAGCTAAGCCTTGAAGAATCCGCCTTAGGATGCGAGAAGGAAATAGAATACGACCGTTGGGTAGATTGTCCCGACTGTGAAGGTAAAGGCTACAAAGGTCAAATGGAAAAGGTGCCCTGTCATGCATGCGAAGGGACTGGTAGAAGGGTTAGTGGCATATTTAACTTCCCAAGACCATGCTCTGTCTGTAAAGGAAGGGGCTACATAATAAAGAACCTATGTCCTACCTGTGGAGGAAGAGGTAGGGTGGCAAAAAGAAGCAAGGTAAGGGTAAGCATTCCACCCGGGACGGACGAGGGTGAGGTTTTGAAGGTTTCCGGCTTTGGTCATACAGGAGAAAGGGGCGGAGAGCCTGGGGACTTGTATTTGAGGATAAACATAAAGCCCCATGAGGTTTTCAGAAAGGTGGGCAAAGACCTTTATATGGAAAAGTTCATATCCTTTCCTATGGCGGTGCTTGGTGGGACTACAAAGATAAGGTGGCTTGATGGGAGAGAAATAGAAGTCTTTGTCCAGCCGGGAACAGAGTGTGGGTCAACAAAAACCTTACCGGGCTATGGGTTTCCTGCAGGTGGCGGTGCGGGCAACTTGATAATAACCTTTCGCATAGAAGTTCCCAAAAATCTAAGCAATGCACTCAGGGGTATTCTTGAAAAGCTCGCCAAAGAGCTAAAGGATGATGGAGTAGAGGTAAGAAGTGGACTTATTGAGAGAATGAGAAACCTTCTACCCCTTTGA